A window of the Corythoichthys intestinalis isolate RoL2023-P3 chromosome 6, ASM3026506v1, whole genome shotgun sequence genome harbors these coding sequences:
- the LOC130917697 gene encoding olfactory receptor 6M1-like, translating into MANESWGFMPYVSLDTFVIPHGGKYPIFILGLLIYFVCLFSNVTLLAVIVLHRNLHKPVYFILFSLPLNDLIGITAMLPGVLAGIITENNRIPYPLCVLQAFLLHLYGGGILFILAAMSFDRYVAICMPLRYSLVMTPRVVVCVITLVWALDFTLITFLFSLQTRLPRCRSDIMNVFCDNPSLLKLMCGNKSVNNIVGLLNTAVMQALSVSVQTFSYVKILITCLVTRQTDTKKKAVNTCVAQLVILIVFEIVGTFTILSHRFQNVSGDLQKVMGVLIFLISPLLNPLVYGLYTSEIRNTVLRVLKNRVFV; encoded by the coding sequence ATGGCAAACGAGTCTTGGGGCTTTATGCCCTACGTGAGCTTGGACACGTTCGTCATCCCGCACGGAGGCAAATACCCCATCTTCATCCTCGGGCTTCTCATCTACTTTGTCTGTCTCTTCAGCAACGTTACACTGCTGGCTGTGATCGTGCTGCACCGCAACCTGCACAAGCCTGTCTACTTCATTCTGTTCAGCCTGCCGCTCAACGATTTAATAGGCATCACGGCCATGCTGCCCGGAGTCCTGGCCGGAATCATTACGGAGAACAACCGTATCCCGTACCCGCTATGCGTTCTCCAAGCCTTCTTGCTGCACCTGTACGGCGGCGgcatcctgttcattttggctgCCATGTCCTTCGACCGATACGTGGCCATCTGCATGCCGTTACGCTACAGCCTCGTCATGACCCCCAGGGTGGTGGTCTGTGTCATCACCCTGGTGTGGGCGCTGGACTTTACCCTGATCACTTTCCTGTTCTCATTGCAGACCAGACTGCCGCGTTGCCGCTCGGACATCATGAATGTGTTCTGTGACAACCCGTCTCTGCTAAAGCTCATGTGCGGCAACAAGTCCGTCAATAACATCGTCGGGCTGCTCAACACGGCGGTTATGCAGGCGTTGAGTGTGTCTGTCCAGACATTCTCCTACGTCAAGATCCTGATCACCTGCCTGGTGACAAGACAGACCGACACCAAAAAGAAAGCAGTCAACACTTGTGTGGCTCAGTTAGTCATCCTGATCGTCTTTGAGATCGTAGGCACATTTACCATCTTGTCGCACAGGTTCCAAAACGTGTCGGGCGACTTGCAGAAGGTCATGGGCGTACTGATATTTCTTATATCGCCACTACTTAACCCCCTGGTCTATGGGCTGTACACCAGCGAAATACGAAACACTGTGCTCAGGGTCTTGAAAAATAGAGTCTTTGTCTAA